One genomic segment of Thermodesulfobacterium sp. TA1 includes these proteins:
- a CDS encoding ABC transporter permease → MFIILLVFLAVFAPYLTPYDPFEINVDAILQPPSLAHPLGTDLLGRDVLSRMIYASRISLEVSLVAVGISLGIGVFLGAIAGYLGGWVDLIVCRFIDIMLCFPTIFLILAMVAYLEPSIVTLMVVIGATSWMGVARLVRAEILSLKERDFVLIAKTYGASTLRILFRHLIPNAFPPILVSASLGLGQAILIESALSFLGIGVQPPIPSWGNMLIEGKETLEVAWWLSFFPGMAILITVLAFTILGETLQEVLNPKRKEK, encoded by the coding sequence ATGTTTATAATTTTGCTTGTATTTTTAGCGGTTTTTGCCCCTTACCTAACCCCTTATGACCCTTTTGAAATAAACGTAGACGCTATCCTTCAGCCTCCTTCTTTGGCCCATCCCTTAGGCACTGACCTTTTAGGAAGGGATGTGTTAAGTAGGATGATATACGCCTCTCGAATCTCTTTAGAAGTAAGCTTAGTAGCTGTAGGGATATCCTTAGGTATAGGGGTGTTTTTAGGGGCGATAGCAGGTTATTTAGGAGGTTGGGTTGATTTAATCGTATGTAGGTTCATAGACATCATGCTTTGTTTTCCTACCATTTTTTTGATTTTGGCTATGGTAGCCTATTTAGAACCCTCTATCGTTACCCTTATGGTGGTAATAGGGGCTACCAGTTGGATGGGAGTAGCCCGTTTGGTAAGGGCTGAAATTTTATCCTTAAAGGAGAGGGATTTTGTATTGATAGCTAAAACCTACGGAGCCTCTACCTTACGGATATTGTTTCGACATCTTATACCCAACGCCTTTCCTCCTATCTTGGTTTCAGCCTCTTTAGGGCTTGGACAAGCCATCTTGATAGAATCAGCCCTTTCTTTTTTAGGTATCGGGGTTCAACCCCCAATTCCTTCTTGGGGAAACATGCTAATAGAAGGCAAAGAAACCTTAGAAGTAGCTTGGTGGCTTTCCTTTTTTCCAGGAATGGCTATTTTGATCACTGTTCTTGCTTTTACTATTTTAGGCGAGACTTTACAAGAAGTACTAAACCCAAAGAGGAAAGAAAAATGA
- a CDS encoding ABC transporter permease translates to MFSFLLKRFLIFLITLFGITIISFSVIHLAPGGPLSPLTDFNPKITPEYRERLVKMYGLDKPLYVQYWQWLKGVAKLDFGRSFSPDQRPVWDKIKERLPITLLLNFISLMLILMVSIPLGVFGAVKAGSLADRILTVMVFIGYAMPSFWLAIILMMIFGVKLQWLPVSGLHSTLGYEEMSFLEKVWDWTKHLICPLFVATFGGIAGFSRYVRNSMIEVLRADYITFARAKGLPEKEILYKHALRNALLPMITLLGLSLPGLIGGSVIFETVFGIPGVGQLMWQAVMARDYPVIMANLFLVAVLTLVGNFLADIGYALADPRIRLGEKR, encoded by the coding sequence ATGTTTTCTTTTCTGTTAAAAAGATTTTTGATATTTTTAATAACTCTATTTGGAATTACTATCATCAGCTTTTCGGTTATACACTTAGCCCCAGGAGGACCATTAAGCCCTCTTACGGATTTTAATCCTAAAATTACCCCCGAATACCGAGAAAGATTGGTAAAGATGTATGGACTTGATAAACCTCTCTATGTTCAATATTGGCAATGGTTAAAAGGGGTAGCTAAGCTTGATTTTGGCCGTTCCTTTTCTCCAGACCAAAGGCCTGTTTGGGACAAAATCAAAGAAAGACTTCCGATTACCTTGCTTTTAAACTTTATTTCGCTGATGTTAATCCTGATGGTTTCTATCCCCTTAGGGGTTTTTGGGGCGGTAAAGGCTGGAAGTTTAGCAGACCGGATATTAACGGTGATGGTTTTTATCGGTTATGCCATGCCAAGCTTTTGGCTTGCCATCATTCTTATGATGATTTTTGGAGTAAAACTCCAATGGCTTCCTGTTTCTGGGCTTCATTCAACCTTAGGCTATGAAGAAATGAGTTTTTTAGAAAAGGTTTGGGACTGGACCAAACATCTTATTTGTCCACTATTTGTAGCTACCTTTGGGGGGATAGCCGGTTTTTCAAGGTATGTAAGAAATTCTATGATAGAGGTGCTAAGGGCTGATTACATTACTTTTGCCAGGGCTAAAGGCCTTCCAGAAAAGGAGATCCTCTATAAACACGCTTTAAGAAATGCCCTTTTACCTATGATTACTCTTTTGGGGCTTTCTTTACCAGGTCTTATAGGAGGAAGTGTAATCTTTGAAACCGTCTTCGGAATACCTGGAGTAGGACAACTTATGTGGCAAGCGGTGATGGCAAGAGATTATCCTGTGATTATGGCTAATCTTTTTCTGGTAGCGGTGCTTACATTAGTAGGAAATTTCTTAGCTGACATAGGATATGCCTTAGCAGACCCAAGGATAAGGCTTGGAGAAAAACGTTAA
- the tsaB gene encoding tRNA (adenosine(37)-N6)-threonylcarbamoyltransferase complex dimerization subunit type 1 TsaB gives MEAPLVLAIETAGKSGGIALLKEKLLGAVTLSSKQSYSQIVFRCLEFFEKNLNLDLKTLDYYAVDIGPGSFTGLRIGLSVLKGLSLAFPKPIIPLISLEILAVETFNTQLPVVSLIDAYSQEVFLAVYRWEEGRLKAEINPSCIPFKKIPELIKEPAWFVSETIEKWEDYFKQTLGKNFLKWPFPVSLTTENLAKLVYLKLKSNYFETKTAEELLPLYLKPSEAERKKRS, from the coding sequence ATGGAAGCTCCCTTAGTTTTAGCCATAGAAACTGCAGGAAAATCTGGGGGAATAGCCCTTTTAAAAGAAAAACTTTTAGGTGCTGTAACCCTAAGTTCGAAACAATCTTATTCGCAGATTGTCTTTAGGTGTTTAGAGTTTTTTGAAAAAAATCTAAACTTAGACTTAAAAACCTTAGACTACTATGCTGTAGACATTGGTCCAGGAAGTTTTACAGGTCTAAGGATAGGACTATCTGTGTTAAAAGGTTTGAGTTTAGCGTTTCCTAAACCAATAATCCCCTTAATCAGCCTTGAAATCCTTGCAGTAGAAACCTTTAATACCCAGCTACCTGTGGTTTCTTTGATCGACGCTTATAGCCAAGAGGTTTTTTTGGCGGTTTATCGATGGGAAGAAGGTCGGTTAAAGGCTGAGATTAATCCTTCTTGTATCCCTTTTAAGAAAATACCTGAGCTGATAAAAGAGCCTGCTTGGTTTGTAAGTGAGACTATAGAAAAATGGGAGGATTATTTTAAACAAACCTTAGGTAAAAATTTTTTAAAATGGCCTTTTCCTGTAAGCCTTACCACCGAAAACCTTGCCAAATTGGTTTATCTAAAACTCAAAAGTAACTACTTTGAAACCAAAACAGCAGAAGAGCTTTTACCTCTTTATCTAAAACCTTCTGAAGCAGAAAGAAAAAAGAGGTCATAA
- the rseP gene encoding RIP metalloprotease RseP, translating into MLTVIIALLVIGVLIFVHELGHFIAAKLMGVKVEVFSLGFGPKILGFKKGETEYRVSAFPLGGYVKLYGEHPETLPSVVEKDKAFAFKKTWQKAFIVVSGPLANFILPVLLFWFLFWVSGSYLLSTKIGEVLPDSPAEKAGLAPGDEIIEVNGKRVKSFDELVLYLKSKETVNEVLLKIKRGSQVLEVKLVPETKEGYNVFGKKTHVPFIGVKSTQEIVHQKHGFIEAFKLAIEKVIDITTLTFIALFKLFTGDLPFSTLGGPITIGKMAGDTAKLGFYPLLSFTALLSVNLGIINLLPLPMLDGGHLVIFSIEAIRRKPLSLKTQELIFKIGFFIIIALSIAVFYNDILKLLSGWKLP; encoded by the coding sequence ATGCTAACTGTAATTATAGCCCTTTTGGTTATCGGTGTGCTTATTTTTGTCCATGAGCTTGGACACTTTATAGCAGCTAAGCTTATGGGGGTTAAAGTTGAGGTTTTTTCCTTAGGTTTTGGCCCTAAAATCTTGGGGTTTAAAAAAGGAGAGACAGAATACAGGGTTTCTGCTTTTCCCTTAGGTGGGTATGTTAAACTCTACGGAGAACATCCTGAAACCTTACCTTCGGTAGTAGAAAAAGACAAGGCTTTTGCCTTTAAAAAAACTTGGCAAAAAGCCTTTATCGTAGTATCAGGTCCTTTGGCTAATTTTATCTTGCCTGTCCTTCTCTTCTGGTTTTTATTTTGGGTTTCTGGTTCCTACCTTCTTTCTACTAAGATAGGAGAGGTTTTACCTGACTCTCCTGCTGAAAAAGCAGGTCTTGCTCCTGGGGATGAAATCATAGAAGTAAACGGAAAAAGGGTAAAATCTTTTGATGAACTTGTGCTTTATCTTAAAAGCAAAGAAACGGTAAACGAAGTTTTGTTAAAGATAAAAAGAGGTTCTCAAGTTTTAGAGGTGAAACTCGTTCCTGAGACCAAAGAAGGTTATAATGTCTTTGGTAAAAAAACTCATGTGCCATTTATTGGGGTTAAGTCAACCCAAGAGATAGTTCACCAAAAACACGGGTTTATAGAGGCCTTTAAGCTTGCGATAGAAAAAGTGATAGACATAACTACCCTCACCTTTATAGCCCTTTTTAAGCTTTTTACAGGAGACTTACCTTTTTCTACGTTAGGAGGTCCTATTACTATAGGAAAAATGGCTGGAGATACGGCAAAATTAGGGTTTTATCCTCTACTTTCTTTTACTGCTCTTCTTTCAGTAAATTTAGGTATTATCAACCTTCTTCCTTTGCCTATGCTTGACGGAGGACATTTGGTTATTTTTAGTATAGAGGCCATTAGAAGAAAACCTCTCTCTTTAAAAACCCAAGAGCTTATCTTTAAAATCGGTTTTTTTATCATCATCGCCCTAAGCATCGCTGTATTTTATAACGACATCCTCAAACTTCTTAGCGGATGGAAGCTCCCTTAG
- the dxr gene encoding 1-deoxy-D-xylulose-5-phosphate reductoisomerase, with protein sequence MKNLVILGVTGSIGSSTLKIVQSHPEKFKLLGISCRANLKALAEIASSFKVPYLVVEKASGAEELKKSLDYKAEVWIGEEGLKTLVSLKEVDIVVVGISGISALLPTYHALKAGKRVAIANKESLIVAGEILKKVAKENHAELLPVDSEHSSIFQLLLKEKKDQVKKIILTASGGPFYRLPKEEFSKVTPEIAVKHPNWKMGAKISVDSATLMNKGFEVLEAKVLFDMPLDQIDVLIHPQSLIHGLVELIDGSILMHLSYPDMQIAISYALNYPERVELSVPKVTLAEVGSLIFEAPDLEKFPCLKLAYEVGEKGGIYPLILEAADEVVVEAFLQKLITFDQIPYFLAKTLDGFKITESSFVAEDLHQLLNLHQEVCRYTEKLIKRK encoded by the coding sequence ATGAAAAATTTAGTAATTCTTGGAGTTACTGGATCGATAGGAAGTTCTACCCTAAAAATAGTACAATCCCATCCTGAAAAGTTTAAACTATTAGGAATCTCCTGCCGTGCCAACCTAAAGGCCTTAGCTGAAATCGCAAGTTCTTTTAAAGTTCCTTACTTGGTGGTAGAAAAGGCTTCTGGTGCCGAGGAGTTAAAAAAGTCTCTTGATTATAAAGCTGAGGTTTGGATAGGAGAAGAAGGACTTAAAACGTTGGTAAGCTTAAAAGAGGTTGACATAGTAGTGGTAGGTATCTCGGGTATAAGCGCCCTTTTGCCTACCTATCATGCCTTAAAGGCTGGAAAAAGAGTAGCTATAGCTAACAAAGAAAGCCTTATCGTTGCCGGAGAAATTTTAAAGAAAGTTGCTAAGGAAAACCATGCAGAGCTTTTACCGGTTGACAGCGAACATTCTTCGATTTTTCAGCTTTTGCTAAAAGAAAAAAAAGACCAAGTAAAAAAGATCATCCTTACTGCTTCAGGTGGTCCCTTTTATCGTTTACCTAAGGAGGAGTTTTCTAAGGTAACCCCTGAAATAGCGGTAAAGCATCCTAACTGGAAGATGGGGGCTAAGATATCGGTTGATTCGGCTACCCTTATGAACAAGGGGTTTGAAGTGCTTGAAGCTAAGGTGCTTTTTGACATGCCTTTAGACCAAATCGATGTGCTTATCCATCCTCAAAGTTTAATCCATGGCTTAGTAGAATTGATAGACGGAAGCATACTTATGCACCTTAGTTATCCTGATATGCAGATAGCCATTTCTTATGCCTTAAACTACCCAGAAAGGGTAGAACTTTCTGTACCTAAGGTAACCCTTGCTGAGGTTGGTAGTTTGATTTTTGAAGCCCCTGACCTGGAGAAATTTCCATGTCTCAAGCTGGCTTATGAAGTAGGGGAAAAAGGGGGTATTTATCCTCTTATTCTTGAAGCAGCAGATGAGGTGGTAGTAGAGGCCTTTTTACAGAAACTGATTACCTTTGATCAGATACCTTATTTTCTTGCAAAAACCCTTGATGGGTTTAAAATAACAGAAAGTTCCTTTGTTGCTGAAGATTTACACCAACTTTTAAACCTACACCAAGAGGTTTGCCGTTATACTGAAAAACTAATAAAAAGGAAATAA
- the secG gene encoding preprotein translocase subunit SecG, which yields METILTVLQLIIAILIVLIVLINVTKGSEYGAVFRGAEAIFGGAGPTSFLNKVTMILVLVFFLNSILLTKLHTNKNKIPMVPVPQTQTQPSSNPTIPTPTAPQGIPVPPQNFPSTPEKSKN from the coding sequence ATGGAAACCATTTTAACGGTTTTACAGTTAATAATCGCTATACTTATCGTGTTGATCGTTTTGATTAACGTAACCAAAGGTTCAGAATATGGTGCGGTTTTTAGAGGAGCTGAAGCCATTTTTGGTGGGGCAGGCCCAACCAGTTTTTTAAACAAAGTAACGATGATTTTGGTGTTGGTGTTTTTTTTAAACTCTATACTACTTACTAAGCTCCATACTAACAAAAACAAAATCCCCATGGTTCCTGTTCCCCAGACCCAAACCCAACCATCCTCAAACCCTACTATTCCTACCCCAACAGCTCCGCAAGGCATTCCTGTGCCTCCGCAAAATTTTCCTTCTACTCCAGAAAAGTCTAAAAACTAA
- a CDS encoding homocysteine biosynthesis protein — MEGEFKVKKTIEEINRKIEKGEVVVLTAEEFVNLVKEVGPVTAAKEVDVVTTGTFSPMCSSGAFLNFGHTSPTIKAYRVWLNDVPAYGGLAAVDVYIGATETREDDPLNKVFPGQFLYGGGHVIHDLVAGKKIHLKALGYGTHCYPRKSFEKEITIHDLVDAVLCNPRNAYQNYNCAINLSDKILYTYMGVLKPNLGNANYATAGCLSPLLKDPYLKTIGIGTRIFLGGAKGYVVWAGTQHKTEVKRTPKGAPMQPAATLMVIGNLKEMSPEWLIGTSHIGYGCSLAVGIGIPIPILNEQVAEWAGLSDEDLFTQIIDYSYDYPNGVKRNYGIVSYAELKSGKITVLGKEVPTFPISSLPKAREIAEILKNWIKQGEMLLTEPVNPLPGAKLFPMR; from the coding sequence ATGGAAGGAGAATTTAAAGTAAAAAAAACGATAGAAGAAATAAATCGTAAAATAGAAAAGGGTGAAGTAGTAGTTCTTACGGCTGAAGAATTCGTCAACTTAGTTAAAGAAGTAGGCCCTGTTACCGCGGCAAAAGAAGTAGACGTAGTAACTACCGGCACTTTTTCTCCGATGTGCTCTTCTGGAGCTTTCTTAAATTTTGGTCATACCTCTCCTACGATAAAAGCTTATAGGGTATGGTTAAACGATGTACCTGCTTATGGCGGGCTTGCAGCGGTAGACGTTTATATTGGAGCTACTGAAACCAGGGAAGACGATCCTCTTAACAAGGTCTTTCCAGGACAGTTTCTCTATGGTGGAGGGCATGTCATCCATGATTTGGTCGCAGGTAAAAAAATACATCTTAAGGCTTTAGGTTATGGCACCCATTGTTATCCTCGAAAGTCTTTTGAAAAAGAAATAACCATTCACGACTTAGTAGATGCGGTGCTTTGCAATCCAAGAAATGCTTATCAAAATTATAATTGCGCCATCAACCTTTCTGATAAAATTCTTTATACCTATATGGGGGTTTTAAAACCTAACCTTGGTAATGCTAACTACGCTACCGCAGGCTGTCTTTCTCCGTTGCTTAAAGACCCATATCTAAAAACCATCGGTATAGGAACGAGAATTTTCTTAGGGGGTGCTAAGGGATATGTAGTCTGGGCTGGTACCCAGCATAAAACCGAAGTAAAACGAACCCCTAAGGGAGCACCGATGCAACCTGCTGCTACCCTTATGGTCATAGGGAACTTAAAAGAGATGTCTCCTGAATGGCTGATAGGTACAAGCCATATAGGGTATGGATGCTCTTTAGCAGTAGGTATAGGTATACCTATACCTATCCTTAATGAACAGGTAGCTGAATGGGCAGGGCTTTCAGACGAAGACCTTTTTACTCAGATAATAGATTACTCTTACGACTATCCTAATGGGGTCAAAAGAAACTATGGTATCGTAAGCTATGCAGAACTAAAAAGCGGAAAAATTACCGTCTTAGGTAAAGAAGTCCCCACCTTTCCTATTTCAAGTCTTCCTAAAGCTAGGGAAATAGCCGAAATCCTTAAAAACTGGATAAAACAAGGAGAGATGTTGTTGACAGAGCCGGTTAACCCTCTACCAGGGGCTAAACTTTTTCCGATGAGATAG
- a CDS encoding CBS domain-containing protein: MKVKNWMITDVVVAFPEDTVEKAIQLMKKHSIRHLPVVDKEKERLIGLVTESELRAYLSPEKLNLPVKEVMILTPITVDPDTYIDEAAKLIYKYKIGGLPVVSQGKLVGIITVTDILESFIELMGILRASSRLDVIPKNGNLDEVLETIRKNGGKVISIGMDINFEGEKVYFIRLEKMSLDKIASELEVAGHKIISLID, encoded by the coding sequence ATGAAAGTTAAAAACTGGATGATTACCGATGTGGTAGTAGCCTTTCCTGAAGATACGGTAGAAAAAGCAATTCAGCTGATGAAAAAACATTCTATTAGGCATCTTCCTGTGGTAGATAAGGAAAAAGAAAGGTTAATAGGGTTGGTAACAGAGAGTGAGTTAAGGGCCTATCTTAGTCCAGAAAAACTTAACCTTCCTGTTAAAGAGGTAATGATACTTACCCCTATTACCGTAGACCCAGATACTTACATAGACGAGGCAGCTAAGTTAATTTATAAGTATAAAATCGGTGGTCTCCCTGTGGTGAGCCAAGGTAAATTAGTAGGTATTATTACCGTTACCGATATATTAGAATCTTTTATAGAGTTGATGGGGATTTTAAGGGCCTCTTCTCGTTTAGATGTAATCCCTAAAAACGGAAACTTGGATGAGGTGCTTGAAACTATACGAAAAAACGGTGGTAAAGTTATCTCTATTGGGATGGATATAAATTTTGAAGGAGAAAAGGTCTATTTTATAAGATTAGAAAAGATGTCTTTAGATAAAATAGCCTCTGAGCTTGAGGTAGCAGGACACAAAATCATTTCCCTTATAGATTAG
- the polA gene encoding DNA polymerase I, translating to MSERKEAVLIDGSSFIYRAYFAIPGYLATSRGLPTKAVFGVTQMIFKLLKEWNPEYIVWFMDEKEPTFRHEVYERYKATRPKMPDDLKMQIPYIKKIIPALGIPLVSAPGYEADDLIASFVKSFVFDTSTSPFLLNRVIIVAGDKDLYTLISDKVVIYDPIKETFLDQGKFLEKYGFPPEVFPEFRALVGDRSDNIPGVPGIGEKTAKDLFIRFKNLTGVYENLSKIPSQKLRENLLKYRDQVFTNLNLLKLHSEAPLPSKDLEFYRKKEPDFFALKSLFKELEFRKLLFELCLPEENSYKLPTLKKASQDLIEKVRKDCWVSVLPVNLESVLFANLNSSEIFLALSEEEVYRGSLEVIKKLAERHNRYVVYDYKNWLKTYQIFLPQPLDVKLAGYLLNPGLKSYELSGLFQEYIDLNLNGLKGTPEELSGLKAVGLKRLGEDLLKRLEEEGLSYWFFKVEVPLSIVLSEMEKAGIKIDLDYVKTLVRQYRERLKDLEEELFRLAGKRFNPRSSREVGEILFNKLNLPSLKKTPKSAVPSTDAEVLEELAPLHPFAKLLLQYRTLQKILSTYLEALLKYAKPSTYRIHTEFNQTGTATGRISSQNPNLQNIPIKGEEGLAIRRVFIAEEGWWLCSLDYSQIELRILAHFSEDENLIRAFEEGQDIHTFTASEVFGVSQDKVTPEMRRVSKVINFGIAYGMSPYGLSKELKISVKEAEGIIERYFQRYPGVKRYIEEIIEFAKTYGYVKTLAGRKRYIPEVFSSDKNIRDLGFRMAVNTPIQGSAADLIKVAMVALYQLLKQKKLKTQILLQIHDELLLEVPEEEIEVIKDLAPTVMEAPFEFLGLNLRLKVPIKVNFAFGKSWADCK from the coding sequence ATGTCAGAAAGAAAAGAAGCGGTGCTTATAGATGGTTCATCTTTTATCTATAGGGCTTATTTTGCAATTCCTGGTTATTTAGCTACTTCTAGAGGTCTACCCACTAAGGCTGTTTTTGGTGTAACCCAGATGATCTTTAAGCTTTTAAAAGAATGGAACCCTGAGTATATCGTTTGGTTTATGGATGAAAAAGAACCTACTTTCAGGCATGAGGTTTATGAAAGATATAAGGCTACTCGTCCTAAAATGCCTGATGATTTAAAGATGCAGATTCCTTATATAAAAAAAATCATTCCTGCTTTAGGTATTCCTTTGGTTTCGGCTCCTGGATATGAAGCAGATGATCTAATAGCTTCTTTTGTAAAAAGTTTTGTCTTTGATACTTCTACAAGCCCTTTTTTGCTCAACCGGGTAATTATCGTAGCAGGAGATAAAGACCTGTATACCCTTATTTCTGATAAGGTGGTTATCTATGACCCGATAAAAGAGACTTTTTTAGACCAAGGTAAGTTTTTAGAAAAATATGGTTTTCCTCCTGAGGTTTTTCCTGAATTTAGAGCATTGGTAGGAGATAGAAGCGATAACATCCCTGGGGTCCCTGGAATAGGAGAAAAAACCGCTAAGGATCTCTTTATTAGGTTTAAAAACCTAACAGGAGTTTACGAGAACCTCTCAAAGATTCCCTCTCAAAAACTAAGGGAAAATCTCTTAAAATATCGAGATCAGGTGTTTACTAACCTAAACCTTCTTAAGCTTCACTCTGAAGCTCCTCTTCCTTCTAAAGATTTAGAGTTTTATCGTAAGAAAGAGCCGGATTTTTTTGCGCTTAAAAGTCTGTTTAAAGAATTAGAATTTAGAAAGCTTCTTTTCGAACTTTGTTTGCCAGAAGAAAATTCATATAAGTTGCCCACATTAAAAAAAGCCTCCCAAGATTTGATAGAAAAGGTGAGAAAAGACTGTTGGGTGTCAGTTTTACCTGTAAACTTAGAAAGTGTGCTCTTTGCTAACTTAAACTCCTCAGAAATTTTTCTTGCCCTTTCTGAAGAGGAGGTTTATAGAGGTTCCTTAGAAGTAATTAAAAAGTTAGCCGAAAGACATAATAGATATGTAGTTTATGATTATAAGAATTGGTTAAAAACCTACCAAATATTTTTACCTCAGCCTTTAGACGTCAAGTTAGCTGGCTATCTTTTAAATCCAGGGCTAAAGTCCTATGAATTATCTGGTTTGTTTCAAGAGTATATAGATTTAAACTTAAACGGTTTAAAAGGAACACCTGAAGAATTATCAGGATTAAAAGCGGTTGGATTAAAAAGGTTAGGAGAAGATCTTTTAAAAAGGTTAGAGGAAGAAGGACTATCTTATTGGTTTTTTAAGGTAGAGGTGCCATTAAGCATAGTTTTAAGCGAGATGGAAAAAGCAGGTATCAAAATAGACTTGGATTATGTAAAAACTTTAGTTCGGCAATATAGGGAAAGATTAAAAGACCTTGAAGAGGAGCTTTTTAGATTGGCAGGAAAAAGATTTAATCCTCGTTCAAGTAGAGAAGTAGGGGAGATTCTTTTCAACAAATTAAACCTTCCCTCGTTAAAAAAGACCCCAAAAAGTGCGGTCCCTTCTACAGATGCAGAGGTGCTTGAAGAGCTTGCTCCACTTCATCCTTTTGCTAAACTTCTTCTTCAGTATCGAACCCTTCAAAAAATATTGAGTACCTATCTAGAGGCCCTTTTAAAGTATGCAAAGCCTTCTACATACCGTATCCATACCGAGTTTAATCAAACAGGGACAGCTACAGGAAGGATTAGTTCCCAAAACCCCAATTTACAAAACATTCCTATTAAAGGCGAAGAAGGTTTAGCCATCCGAAGGGTTTTTATAGCAGAAGAGGGATGGTGGCTTTGTAGCTTAGACTATTCTCAGATAGAACTTAGAATTTTAGCCCATTTTTCTGAAGATGAAAACTTGATAAGGGCTTTTGAAGAGGGACAGGATATCCATACCTTTACTGCTAGCGAAGTTTTTGGGGTTTCTCAGGATAAAGTAACTCCAGAGATGAGAAGGGTTAGTAAGGTCATCAATTTTGGTATTGCCTATGGGATGAGTCCCTATGGCCTAAGTAAAGAGCTTAAAATTTCGGTTAAAGAGGCAGAGGGTATTATAGAAAGATATTTTCAGAGATATCCTGGAGTGAAACGATACATAGAAGAAATCATAGAATTTGCTAAAACCTATGGTTATGTAAAAACCTTAGCCGGTAGAAAACGTTATATACCTGAAGTTTTTAGCTCTGATAAGAACATAAGGGATTTGGGTTTCAGGATGGCAGTAAACACCCCAATCCAAGGTTCTGCCGCAGACCTTATCAAAGTAGCCATGGTAGCCCTTTATCAACTACTTAAACAAAAAAAGCTGAAAACTCAGATCCTTCTTCAGATCCACGATGAACTCCTTCTTGAGGTACCTGAAGAAGAGATAGAGGTGATTAAGGATTTAGCTCCCACGGTTATGGAAGCCCCTTTTGAGTTTTTAGGCCTTAATCTAAGATTAAAAGTACCTATTAAGGTTAATTTTGCCTTTGGTAAGTCTTGGGCAGATTGTAAATGA